Proteins encoded within one genomic window of Legionella sp. PC997:
- the dapB gene encoding 4-hydroxy-tetrahydrodipicolinate reductase: MLTRVIVNGANGKMGSMACETLNNHNEFELVAQLGKEDNLAQAIKDTQTQIVVDLTRADCVYQNTLTIINHGAHPVIGTSGLLPNQINELTAFCESRRLGGIIAPNFSISAVLMMIFAAKAAEYFPEVEIIEAHHQQKLDAPSGTALKTAEMIAAARKNPKNKLNLKELIPGARGGVHGEVNIHSLRLPGVIARQQVIFGSVGETLTITDDCIDRRSFMPGIILSCQKVLGLSTLIYGLEHLL; the protein is encoded by the coding sequence ATGTTAACTCGCGTCATTGTCAATGGGGCTAACGGTAAGATGGGCTCAATGGCCTGTGAAACTCTAAATAACCACAACGAATTTGAATTAGTCGCACAACTTGGCAAAGAAGATAATTTGGCGCAAGCCATTAAAGACACCCAAACCCAGATTGTGGTTGATCTTACGCGTGCAGATTGTGTCTATCAAAATACTCTTACGATTATAAATCATGGAGCCCATCCAGTTATTGGAACCTCAGGACTTCTACCCAACCAAATTAACGAATTAACTGCATTTTGTGAAAGCCGCCGTTTGGGAGGAATCATTGCCCCTAATTTTTCTATAAGTGCAGTTTTGATGATGATTTTTGCGGCCAAAGCAGCTGAATATTTTCCCGAAGTTGAAATTATTGAAGCGCATCATCAACAAAAGCTGGATGCTCCCTCCGGGACTGCCTTAAAAACTGCTGAAATGATTGCTGCAGCACGAAAAAATCCTAAAAATAAATTAAATCTCAAAGAATTAATCCCTGGGGCTCGTGGAGGGGTACATGGTGAGGTCAATATCCATTCCTTGCGTCTACCTGGTGTTATTGCTCGTCAACAAGTCATTTTCGGTAGTGTCGGTGAAACCCTAACCATTACGGACGATTGCATTGACCGACGCTCTTTTATGCCGGGGATCATTTTGTCCTGTCAAAAAGTTTTAGGGTTATCTACATTGATTTATGGACTCGAGCATTTACTCTAA
- a CDS encoding ProQ/FinO family protein, which produces MRKQELHPRTAVINKAQKNSSKKARTDALLWLAAHFPAAFDNSLRIRPLKVGIMDDILLHADEAEKSGISKSKLREAVVIFTRRLDYLACLKLREMRVDLQGNEVAEVSEEEAEHAATKIRKRVEKSVRNARKTQVEKTTNQAASTPQNTTFQSQVTTQSSSSTEAHFPTYPVRSSTYNSLNTPTQPTRTTAVVVKNKTTRQYDPDAVARLKEKLGLSRSEKKEIIE; this is translated from the coding sequence ATGAGAAAACAGGAGCTGCACCCACGCACCGCCGTTATTAATAAAGCTCAAAAAAATAGTTCTAAAAAAGCACGAACAGATGCCTTATTGTGGCTCGCTGCACATTTTCCCGCAGCATTCGATAATTCATTAAGAATCCGTCCATTAAAAGTGGGGATTATGGATGACATTTTGCTGCATGCCGATGAAGCTGAAAAATCAGGAATTTCCAAAAGTAAATTAAGAGAAGCCGTGGTTATATTTACGCGTCGACTTGATTATTTGGCATGCCTCAAGCTACGAGAGATGCGTGTTGATTTACAAGGTAACGAAGTTGCTGAGGTAAGTGAAGAAGAGGCGGAACATGCTGCGACCAAAATTAGAAAACGTGTTGAAAAAAGTGTAAGAAACGCTCGAAAAACGCAAGTAGAAAAGACGACAAATCAAGCCGCTTCTACCCCACAAAATACGACTTTTCAATCGCAGGTAACGACCCAATCGTCCTCATCCACTGAGGCTCACTTTCCTACCTATCCAGTCCGTTCTTCAACCTATAACAGCTTAAATACCCCAACACAACCCACGAGAACTACGGCGGTAGTCGTTAAAAATAAAACGACAAGGCAATATGATCCAGATGCAGTAGCACGTTTGAAAGAGAAATTGGGTTTATCTCGAAGTGAGAAAAAGGAAATCATCGAATAA